In Neisseriaceae bacterium CLB008, one genomic interval encodes:
- a CDS encoding response regulator, protein MLKVHIVDDDLSVREACHFLLESLGYEPTCWADGQSFLNGAPLHDQGVAILDMRMPNLTGSQVHEQLRALDSTLAVIILTGHGEVTMAVNELKAGAVDFLQKPVAMGQLMNAMQHAAEHTHNRHEAYRIGQRYALLSPKEQGVAQLVAAGKTNRMIADELCVSVRTVEVQRASAMEKMGTDTLAAFIQSLQILDQEKPNPA, encoded by the coding sequence ATGTTAAAAGTACACATCGTTGACGACGACCTATCGGTTCGTGAAGCCTGCCATTTTTTATTAGAAAGCCTAGGCTATGAGCCCACTTGCTGGGCCGATGGCCAAAGTTTTTTAAACGGTGCGCCCTTACACGATCAAGGCGTGGCCATTTTAGACATGCGCATGCCCAATCTGACCGGCAGCCAAGTTCACGAGCAGCTACGCGCGCTCGACAGCACCTTAGCGGTGATTATTTTGACCGGCCACGGTGAAGTCACCATGGCCGTGAATGAATTAAAAGCAGGCGCGGTAGACTTTTTACAAAAGCCCGTGGCCATGGGCCAACTGATGAATGCCATGCAGCACGCAGCGGAACACACCCACAACCGCCACGAAGCGTATCGAATCGGCCAACGCTATGCCTTACTCAGCCCGAAAGAGCAAGGCGTAGCGCAGCTGGTGGCGGCGGGTAAAACCAACCGCATGATTGCCGATGAGCTGTGCGTGTCGGTGCGCACCGTCGAAGTGCAACGCGCCAGCGCCATGGAAAAAATGGGCACCGATACGTTGGCGGCCTTTATTCAAAGCCTGCAAATTTTGGATCAGGAAAAGCCTAACCCAGCCTGA
- a CDS encoding cupin, which translates to MSHIKTAEFLPDRAWAALPIATMDGVTVRLHWTDQPYVWHQNDGQEVFAVLQGAVDMHYREAGEVRIAHMVAGDVFYAAVGCEHVAHPQGAAHVLVVEKEGSI; encoded by the coding sequence ATGAGCCATATTAAAACCGCTGAATTTTTGCCCGATCGGGCCTGGGCGGCTTTGCCGATTGCGACCATGGACGGCGTCACCGTACGCCTACACTGGACCGATCAGCCCTATGTGTGGCACCAAAACGATGGTCAAGAAGTGTTTGCCGTACTGCAAGGCGCAGTCGACATGCATTACCGTGAGGCGGGGGAGGTACGCATCGCCCACATGGTGGCCGGCGACGTATTTTATGCCGCCGTCGGCTGTGAACATGTGGCGCATCCACAAGGGGCGGCGCATGTGTTGGTGGTGGAAAAAGAGGGCAGTATTTAA
- a CDS encoding YbfB/YjiJ family MFS transporter, protein MPIKIAFSGFVALMVAMGIGRFAYTPQVPLMMLEGQLTLTSAGVVAAFNYLGYLVGAFDAMRAQRRLEWRLWLGLWGAVLLTLLSAFASGPWGHSLLRFLIGCASGWAMVLLSAWCNDQLAQLHRPALSAAVFAGPGTGIALSGLLAIGIHHWGLSASQGWWVYGLAAVFLALLVVSQLPRRGAFQRPNTLAAPLQLTVPLKRLVWAYGLAGFGYILPATFLSQMAVQRFPDSLFTQFVWPIFGAMSVGGVLMGILTRRWMTTAKRLTLVLWLQALGILAVLLMPSIWGLIWAAVLVGGGFLSIVQLALQYGRELAPDHGRYLAGLLTTAYAVGQLVGPMLSAASSALTGSLTPALIVALLGLLWAGALVLLPIKNVKERA, encoded by the coding sequence ATGCCAATCAAAATAGCCTTCAGTGGCTTTGTGGCGCTGATGGTGGCCATGGGCATTGGCCGCTTTGCCTACACGCCACAGGTGCCTTTGATGATGTTAGAAGGACAGCTCACCTTAACCAGCGCCGGCGTGGTGGCCGCGTTCAATTATTTAGGCTATTTGGTCGGCGCATTTGATGCCATGCGGGCACAGCGGCGTTTGGAGTGGCGGCTGTGGTTGGGCCTATGGGGGGCGGTGTTGCTGACGCTGCTGTCGGCGTTTGCCTCAGGCCCGTGGGGGCATAGTCTATTGCGCTTTCTCATTGGCTGCGCCAGCGGCTGGGCCATGGTGCTGCTGTCGGCCTGGTGTAACGATCAGCTGGCCCAGCTGCACAGGCCGGCCTTGAGTGCGGCGGTCTTTGCCGGGCCGGGTACGGGCATCGCCTTGAGTGGGCTATTGGCCATCGGCATTCATCACTGGGGCTTGAGCGCCAGCCAAGGCTGGTGGGTGTATGGCCTTGCGGCCGTTTTTTTGGCCTTATTGGTGGTGTCGCAGCTGCCGCGGCGCGGCGCGTTTCAACGACCGAATACGCTGGCGGCGCCGCTGCAATTGACGGTGCCGCTGAAGCGCCTAGTGTGGGCGTATGGATTAGCGGGTTTTGGCTATATTTTACCGGCCACTTTTTTGTCACAAATGGCGGTACAGCGGTTTCCTGACAGTCTGTTCACTCAGTTTGTATGGCCTATTTTTGGCGCCATGTCGGTGGGCGGCGTGCTGATGGGCATTCTCACGCGGCGCTGGATGACCACGGCCAAACGTTTGACCTTGGTGCTGTGGCTACAGGCTCTGGGTATTTTAGCGGTGCTACTGATGCCTAGCATTTGGGGCCTGATTTGGGCTGCGGTGCTGGTGGGTGGCGGGTTCTTGAGCATTGTGCAATTGGCCTTGCAGTATGGGCGTGAATTAGCGCCTGACCATGGCCGCTACTTGGCCGGGCTACTAACCACGGCCTATGCCGTAGGCCAGCTGGTGGGGCCGATGCTGTCGGCGGCATCGAGCGCACTGACGGGCAGTCTTACGCCGGCATTGATAGTGGCCTTACTGGGCTTGCTGTGGGCAGGGGCATTGGTATTGCTGCCGATTAAAAACGTTAAGGAGCGAGCATGA
- a CDS encoding glutathione S-transferase family protein — MLTLYTMPGACSTADHIALIWANVPHQIKIVSREDIKSPAYLAKNSSGAVPLLEEGDWVLTQNLAILTYIAALAPAARLGAEGDARSQAEFYRALGYLNSDFHGSFSTVFGAERTGADADQTDKIRAQGGQKVAAHLAKLDAQLAGQRYFFGGRRTVCDAYLLVMLGWVAHAIEGLLPQYPNVQAYYDLWAQDEGVQAALKAEGLLG, encoded by the coding sequence ATGTTGACTTTGTACACCATGCCCGGCGCCTGTTCTACCGCCGATCACATTGCCTTAATTTGGGCCAATGTCCCTCATCAAATCAAAATCGTCAGCCGCGAAGACATTAAAAGCCCTGCTTATTTGGCTAAAAACAGCAGTGGGGCCGTGCCGCTCTTAGAGGAAGGCGATTGGGTGTTGACCCAAAACCTCGCGATTCTGACCTACATCGCAGCTTTGGCTCCCGCGGCGCGCTTAGGCGCCGAAGGCGACGCCCGCTCACAAGCTGAGTTCTATCGTGCGCTGGGTTATTTGAACAGCGACTTTCACGGCAGCTTCAGTACCGTTTTTGGCGCAGAACGAACCGGTGCCGATGCCGACCAAACCGACAAAATTCGCGCTCAGGGCGGCCAAAAAGTGGCGGCTCATTTAGCCAAGCTAGATGCGCAGCTGGCTGGCCAGCGCTATTTCTTTGGCGGTCGCCGTACCGTGTGCGACGCATACTTATTGGTGATGTTGGGCTGGGTAGCTCACGCTATTGAAGGCCTTTTACCGCAGTATCCCAATGTCCAGGCTTATTATGACTTATGGGCGCAAGATGAGGGCGTGCAGGCTGCGCTAAAAGCTGAGGGATTGCTCGGTTAA
- a CDS encoding SCO family protein: MSFHTILTPLAVATLVLLSACSGSEPTPTTNAPNVVKTIGSDIRAENIGGPFTLTGQNGQDVSLSDFAGKVVLLSFGYSHCPDICPTNLLTYAQSLSALTPEEQAKVAVVMVSVDPERDTPAVLGEYVTLFNPQFIGLSSAHPEALAQVMRAYKITATKVERDDGDYVMDHSTGSYLIDTKGQARLYEPHGISAEDLTHDLKTLLE, encoded by the coding sequence ATGTCTTTTCACACAATTTTGACGCCCTTGGCTGTCGCCACACTGGTCTTACTCAGCGCCTGTTCTGGCTCTGAGCCAACCCCAACAACGAACGCCCCAAACGTGGTTAAAACCATAGGCAGCGACATTCGGGCGGAAAACATTGGCGGCCCCTTTACCTTAACCGGCCAAAACGGCCAAGACGTATCGCTCAGCGACTTCGCCGGCAAGGTGGTGTTACTGTCCTTCGGCTACAGCCACTGCCCCGATATTTGCCCCACTAACCTCTTAACCTACGCCCAAAGCCTCAGCGCCTTAACGCCGGAAGAGCAGGCCAAGGTTGCGGTGGTGATGGTCAGCGTTGATCCAGAGCGCGACACGCCAGCGGTATTGGGCGAATACGTCACCTTATTTAACCCCCAATTTATCGGTCTGAGCAGCGCCCACCCCGAAGCACTGGCTCAGGTCATGCGCGCCTATAAAATCACCGCCACCAAGGTCGAGCGCGACGACGGCGACTACGTCATGGACCACAGCACCGGCAGCTACCTGATTGACACCAAAGGCCAAGCGCGGCTGTATGAACCACACGGCATTAGCGCAGAAGACTTGACCCATGACCTCAAAACCTTGCTAGAATGA
- the hisG gene encoding ATP phosphoribosyltransferase has protein sequence MTPLTIALSKGRIFEETLPLLAAAGIEPLENPEASRKLIINTNHDNIRLVIVRASDVPTYVQYGAADLGIAGKDVLIEHGGAGLYQPLDLNIAKCRMMVAVRNGFDYEAASQPGSRLSVATKYPNIARDHFDAKGVHVDIIKLYGSMELGPLVGLSDAIVDLVSTGGTLKANDLAAVEPIIDISSRLVVNKAALKLKHHAIQPIIDAFASVVNATAAAEGAA, from the coding sequence ATGACACCGCTAACCATTGCGCTCTCCAAAGGGCGAATTTTTGAAGAAACCTTACCGCTTTTGGCCGCTGCGGGCATTGAGCCCCTAGAAAACCCTGAAGCCTCACGTAAATTAATCATCAACACCAACCACGACAATATTCGCTTGGTGATTGTGCGCGCCTCCGACGTGCCGACCTATGTTCAATACGGCGCCGCCGATTTAGGCATTGCCGGTAAAGACGTATTGATCGAACACGGTGGTGCAGGCCTGTACCAGCCCCTTGATCTGAACATTGCCAAATGCCGCATGATGGTGGCGGTGCGCAACGGCTTTGATTACGAAGCCGCTTCTCAGCCCGGCTCTCGCCTGAGCGTGGCCACCAAATACCCCAATATTGCCCGCGATCACTTTGACGCCAAAGGCGTCCACGTCGACATCATTAAGCTATACGGCTCAATGGAATTAGGCCCACTGGTGGGTCTGTCCGACGCCATTGTCGACTTGGTGTCCACCGGCGGCACCCTCAAAGCCAATGACTTGGCCGCCGTTGAGCCCATCATCGATATTTCTAGTCGTTTGGTGGTGAATAAAGCTGCGCTGAAGCTGAAACACCATGCCATCCAGCCAATTATTGACGCTTTTGCCAGCGTAGTGAACGCTACCGCAGCAGCGGAGGGCGCGGCATGA
- the hisD gene encoding histidinol dehydrogenase: MKQLNTTAANFDAELKALLAFETAQDPKIDQIVADICADVQSRGDAALVDYTNRFDHMNATSMADLTLSQDQLAAAFQRLSPEVQHALETAAKRVRDYHEHQKQSTWTYTDEDGTLLGQKVTPLDRVGIYVPGGKAAYPSSVLMNAMPAHVAGVEEIIMVVPTPKGERNDIVLGAAYIAGVTKIFTLGGAQAVAALAYGTETVPQVDKITGPGNAFVAAAKRRVFGVVGIDMVAGPSEILVIADGSTPADWVAMDLFSQAEHDEIAQAILISPDADYLAEVAASMDRLMAEMPRQDIIQASLANRGAMILATDLAEACTIANYIAPEHLELSVAHPEALVDQIKHAGAIFMGPYTSESLGDYCAGPNHVLPTSRTARFASPLGVYDFQKRSSLIQVSQAGAQKLGKIASVLARGESLVAHARAAELRLED, from the coding sequence ATGAAACAGCTGAACACCACTGCCGCCAACTTCGACGCCGAATTGAAAGCGCTGTTGGCGTTTGAAACCGCACAAGACCCAAAAATCGACCAAATCGTGGCCGACATTTGCGCCGATGTACAAAGCCGTGGCGATGCCGCCTTGGTCGACTACACCAACCGCTTCGACCACATGAACGCCACCAGCATGGCCGACCTCACCCTGTCGCAAGACCAGCTGGCAGCGGCGTTTCAGCGCCTCAGCCCTGAGGTACAACACGCCTTAGAAACCGCCGCCAAGCGCGTGCGTGACTACCACGAGCACCAAAAGCAAAGCACGTGGACCTACACCGATGAAGACGGCACCCTATTGGGCCAAAAAGTCACGCCGCTAGACCGCGTGGGCATTTACGTGCCTGGCGGTAAAGCCGCCTACCCAAGCTCGGTATTGATGAATGCGATGCCTGCCCACGTAGCGGGCGTCGAAGAAATCATCATGGTGGTGCCCACGCCTAAAGGCGAGCGCAACGACATCGTCCTCGGCGCGGCATATATTGCCGGCGTCACCAAAATCTTTACCCTAGGCGGTGCTCAAGCCGTGGCCGCTCTAGCCTATGGCACCGAAACCGTGCCTCAAGTCGACAAGATTACCGGCCCAGGCAACGCCTTCGTGGCCGCGGCCAAACGCCGCGTCTTTGGCGTGGTCGGCATCGACATGGTGGCCGGCCCCAGCGAAATTCTGGTGATCGCCGACGGCAGTACGCCGGCCGACTGGGTGGCTATGGACCTCTTTAGCCAAGCCGAACACGATGAAATTGCGCAAGCCATTTTGATCAGCCCCGACGCAGATTATTTAGCCGAAGTCGCGGCCAGCATGGATCGCCTCATGGCCGAAATGCCACGCCAAGACATCATCCAAGCGTCTTTGGCCAACCGCGGCGCCATGATTTTGGCCACAGACTTGGCCGAAGCCTGCACCATAGCCAACTACATTGCGCCCGAGCACTTAGAGCTGTCGGTAGCCCATCCTGAAGCCTTGGTCGACCAGATCAAACACGCAGGGGCCATCTTCATGGGCCCTTACACCAGCGAAAGCCTCGGCGACTACTGCGCTGGTCCCAACCACGTGTTGCCCACCAGCCGTACCGCACGCTTTGCCTCGCCTTTAGGGGTATACGACTTTCAAAAGCGCTCTAGTCTGATTCAGGTGTCTCAGGCCGGCGCTCAAAAACTGGGCAAAATCGCCAGCGTTTTGGCCCGCGGTGAAAGCCTTGTGGCCCACGCCCGCGCCGCCGAGCTGCGTTTAGAAGACTAA
- a CDS encoding MFS transporter — protein MPLVVYILGLTIFSVGTAELMVAGMMSTLSAAFGVSVGEVGHLISYYAFGMMLGGPILTFILLRLSIPYKPALLWLLGLYIVVQALGALVSDYQTLVMVRVLTGIIGSGCLSLSLATSMSLVALTDRARAASIVLGGFMVANVFGVPLATVINQHWGWRISFFLVALLVLLCALSLIRLLPALGSGSVSMAVELKAFKQKAYWKACATSCLILGASFAAFSYFVPVFQAISGFSMTAIPFVLGLYGLANLVGNMVTGRLAHRHSLAIMLVGLSTLSVSLLGMALFAESQWLTLLFVVLIGLSGVPMNPAMMARVVSVAHPGPLVNAVHTSVINIGLGGGSYLGGLAITSGYGLRSPLWVGMVLAALGLCSILPYARRRSQGWA, from the coding sequence ATGCCATTGGTTGTGTATATTTTAGGATTAACCATTTTTTCAGTCGGTACAGCAGAGCTGATGGTGGCGGGCATGATGTCCACACTGTCTGCTGCATTTGGGGTGTCGGTGGGCGAGGTAGGTCATCTGATTTCTTATTATGCTTTTGGTATGATGCTGGGTGGGCCGATCTTGACCTTCATTCTACTGCGATTGAGCATCCCTTATAAGCCAGCTTTGCTGTGGTTACTGGGCCTATATATTGTGGTGCAGGCCTTGGGCGCGCTGGTGTCAGACTACCAAACATTGGTGATGGTGCGCGTGTTGACCGGCATCATTGGATCGGGCTGTTTGAGCCTGTCTTTGGCCACCAGCATGAGCCTCGTGGCGTTGACCGATCGGGCACGCGCCGCATCGATCGTGCTGGGAGGGTTTATGGTGGCCAACGTTTTTGGTGTGCCGCTGGCCACGGTGATCAATCAGCATTGGGGCTGGCGCATCAGTTTTTTCTTAGTGGCTCTGCTGGTTTTGCTGTGTGCCCTAAGCTTGATCCGGCTATTGCCCGCGCTGGGCAGCGGCAGCGTCAGCATGGCGGTTGAGCTCAAAGCATTTAAGCAAAAAGCCTATTGGAAGGCTTGTGCGACCAGCTGTTTGATTTTGGGTGCCAGCTTTGCCGCCTTCAGCTATTTTGTGCCCGTTTTTCAAGCCATTTCTGGTTTCAGCATGACGGCGATTCCCTTTGTGTTAGGTCTGTATGGCTTGGCTAATCTAGTGGGTAATATGGTGACGGGCCGCTTGGCCCACCGCCACAGTTTGGCGATCATGCTGGTGGGCTTGAGTACGTTGAGCGTCTCATTATTGGGCATGGCGCTGTTTGCTGAATCGCAGTGGTTGACCCTTTTGTTTGTGGTGCTGATTGGCCTATCTGGGGTGCCGATGAATCCTGCCATGATGGCCAGAGTGGTGAGCGTGGCGCATCCTGGGCCGTTGGTGAATGCCGTTCATACCTCGGTGATTAATATTGGCCTGGGCGGTGGGTCTTACTTAGGTGGCTTGGCCATTACGTCGGGCTACGGTTTGCGTTCACCGCTGTGGGTGGGCATGGTGCTGGCGGCTTTAGGCCTATGTTCTATCTTGCCGTATGCGCGTCGACGTAGCCAAGGCTGGGCTTAA
- a CDS encoding TetR/AcrR family transcriptional regulator, which produces MSTDKQAAPGRPRQFADEDIIDAAVAVFGAHGYAGTSAQALCEGTGLGRGSLYNAFGSKQALYEQALLRSHEQTMAAQLAILNQPTQVKARLEALLQWGIAEDLHQPDQHHAMVLFAGLERGSKDEAVARLNQEYRQRLEQALIDAISEGQSSGELPQHTPAIQMARAFLAGYYGLRVLGKNSTDAVMLADVVMGLLAPLSIK; this is translated from the coding sequence ATGAGTACCGATAAACAAGCCGCGCCAGGTCGTCCCAGACAGTTTGCCGATGAGGACATCATTGATGCCGCCGTGGCCGTGTTTGGCGCTCATGGTTACGCAGGCACGTCAGCACAGGCTTTATGCGAAGGCACGGGCCTAGGCCGGGGCAGTTTGTATAATGCGTTTGGCAGCAAGCAAGCGCTGTACGAGCAGGCACTGCTGCGCAGCCATGAGCAAACCATGGCGGCACAGTTGGCCATTTTAAATCAACCGACCCAGGTTAAAGCGCGGCTAGAAGCGCTGCTACAGTGGGGCATTGCAGAAGACCTGCATCAACCTGACCAACATCATGCGATGGTGCTGTTCGCGGGTTTAGAGCGCGGCAGTAAGGACGAGGCGGTGGCCCGTCTCAATCAAGAGTATCGACAACGTTTAGAGCAAGCCCTGATTGACGCCATCAGCGAAGGTCAAAGCAGTGGCGAGCTCCCTCAACATACGCCTGCCATACAAATGGCAAGGGCTTTTCTGGCTGGCTATTATGGGTTACGCGTGCTGGGTAAGAACAGCACTGATGCCGTTATGCTGGCGGATGTCGTCATGGGCCTTTTGGCGCCTTTATCAATTAAATAA
- a CDS encoding CynX/NimT family MFS transporter: protein MSVSEHPHQSTHPTTLKSTLGLLIGVLLVALCLRAPITGVGPLLQEIQQGLGLSNTLAGAVTTVPLLAFGVFSVFAPLLARRFGVERVIFAATLLLVIGIPLRSMGGITLLFIGTTVLSLGIALGNVLLPGIVKHHFALKVGLVTAMYSLGMNVVGAVSSGISVPLSQNLGWGWQGALLSWLVVAVLALIGWLPQLKRAPKPTPTKLSPEAVAAAKNKPRVNLWRSRLAWQVTLLMGLQSLVFYTLLSWLPHILAEQGIDPVHAGLMLTTIQLALLPVAFIVPLIAAKVSEQKHLVLGSAVFMALSVLGLLSGFSSLNILWMVFMGIGLGGCFSLSMMFFSLRTRNMDEASGLSGMAQSVGYLLAAFGPVLFGWVHDVTGGWAASLWLVMVVIAIMGVAGWRAGHDVKVS from the coding sequence ATGAGCGTTTCAGAGCATCCACATCAATCTACTCATCCCACCACCTTAAAAAGCACTCTTGGCCTCTTGATTGGCGTGCTGCTGGTGGCTTTGTGCCTACGGGCACCGATTACCGGCGTGGGCCCGTTACTGCAAGAAATTCAGCAGGGCTTGGGCTTAAGCAATACGCTGGCTGGCGCCGTGACCACGGTGCCGTTATTGGCCTTTGGCGTGTTTTCGGTGTTTGCACCGCTGCTGGCGCGCCGCTTCGGCGTTGAGCGAGTCATTTTTGCGGCGACTTTGCTGCTGGTGATCGGCATTCCTTTACGTTCTATGGGCGGTATCACCCTATTGTTTATCGGCACCACGGTGTTAAGTCTAGGCATCGCCTTGGGCAATGTGTTGTTGCCAGGCATCGTCAAACACCATTTTGCTTTAAAAGTGGGTTTGGTGACGGCCATGTATTCTCTGGGCATGAATGTGGTGGGGGCGGTGTCGTCCGGCATCAGCGTGCCGCTGTCGCAAAATCTAGGTTGGGGCTGGCAGGGCGCACTCTTAAGTTGGCTGGTGGTGGCTGTCTTGGCCTTGATTGGTTGGCTACCGCAGCTGAAGCGGGCGCCCAAACCCACACCGACCAAGCTCAGTCCTGAAGCTGTGGCCGCCGCTAAAAATAAGCCGCGGGTGAATTTATGGCGCTCGCGCTTGGCCTGGCAAGTAACGCTGTTAATGGGCTTGCAGTCGCTGGTGTTTTATACCCTCTTGAGCTGGTTGCCGCATATTTTGGCCGAACAGGGCATTGACCCAGTACATGCTGGCCTGATGTTGACCACGATTCAGCTGGCGCTGCTGCCGGTGGCATTTATTGTGCCTTTGATTGCGGCCAAGGTTAGCGAGCAAAAGCATTTGGTTTTGGGCAGTGCCGTGTTTATGGCCTTGAGCGTTTTGGGCTTGTTAAGCGGTTTTTCTAGCCTGAATATCCTGTGGATGGTGTTCATGGGCATTGGTCTTGGCGGTTGCTTCAGCCTCAGCATGATGTTTTTTAGCCTGCGCACCCGTAATATGGATGAGGCATCAGGCCTATCGGGCATGGCGCAGTCGGTGGGTTATTTGTTGGCGGCCTTTGGCCCAGTGCTGTTTGGCTGGGTCCATGACGTCACCGGCGGCTGGGCGGCCTCTTTGTGGCTGGTGATGGTGGTGATTGCCATCATGGGCGTTGCGGGTTGGCGTGCCGGCCACGATGTCAAAGTGTCTTAA
- a CDS encoding FadR/GntR family transcriptional regulator: MMIKQKPVRSAQIAAQMEALIVDGTWPLDSQIPTEPELMAQFDVGRNTLREAIRALAHAGLVSIKQGCGTYVRATNPLDTVLTKAVAQTSFEHAMEVRLALETSAALWAGQRRTDADVAMLRQCRQEVADAAAAGERQAYLAADMRLHHAIVAAAHNPLLSHLYESLAGVIQANVAHIVNVVGVDEGYHTHTDLVEAIIAGEGERAQAEVLSSTHRFQQLIKEQASL; this comes from the coding sequence ATGATGATAAAACAGAAGCCCGTTCGTTCTGCCCAAATCGCGGCACAGATGGAGGCATTGATTGTAGATGGCACCTGGCCGTTGGACAGCCAAATTCCGACTGAGCCTGAGTTGATGGCTCAGTTTGACGTGGGTCGCAACACTTTACGCGAGGCCATTCGAGCCTTAGCCCACGCTGGCTTGGTGTCGATTAAGCAGGGCTGTGGCACCTATGTGAGGGCCACTAATCCTTTGGATACGGTGTTGACTAAGGCCGTGGCTCAAACCTCGTTTGAGCATGCTATGGAAGTGCGGCTGGCCTTAGAGACGAGTGCAGCCCTGTGGGCTGGCCAGCGCCGCACCGACGCTGATGTGGCGATGCTGCGTCAATGTCGTCAAGAAGTGGCTGATGCGGCGGCCGCAGGCGAGCGGCAGGCGTATTTAGCCGCCGACATGCGGCTGCATCACGCCATTGTGGCGGCGGCGCACAATCCCTTATTGAGCCATCTGTATGAATCATTGGCTGGGGTGATCCAGGCCAATGTAGCCCACATTGTGAACGTAGTCGGCGTGGACGAAGGCTATCACACCCATACCGATTTAGTGGAGGCCATCATCGCAGGCGAGGGTGAACGAGCCCAGGCCGAAGTCTTGAGCAGTACCCATCGATTCCAACAATTAATTAAAGAGCAAGCATCGTTATGA
- the ruvA gene encoding Holliday junction branch migration protein RuvA, with product MISRLNGRLIEKMPPQIVIDVQGVGYEVDVSMQTYYVLPALNETTSLYTQLVVREDAHLLFGFATREERATFRQLVKVSGIGAKTAMGILSALSSDDLANAIEREDLKCLSSVPGIGKKTAERMVLELRGKLSSLNPVGGLFGASGQAAQSHDDVVSTLLALGYTEKEARAAVKNLPQGVDVSEGVRLALKNITK from the coding sequence GTGATTAGTCGTTTAAATGGTCGTTTGATCGAGAAAATGCCGCCGCAAATCGTCATTGACGTGCAAGGCGTGGGCTATGAAGTCGACGTGTCGATGCAAACCTATTATGTATTGCCTGCTCTGAATGAAACCACTAGCTTATACACCCAGCTGGTGGTGCGTGAAGACGCCCATTTGCTGTTTGGCTTTGCCACCCGCGAAGAGCGCGCGACCTTTCGCCAGCTGGTGAAGGTCAGCGGCATCGGCGCGAAGACAGCGATGGGGATTTTGTCGGCGTTGAGCAGCGATGATTTGGCCAATGCGATTGAGCGCGAAGATTTAAAATGTCTCTCTAGCGTTCCGGGCATTGGCAAGAAAACCGCCGAACGGATGGTGTTGGAGCTGCGCGGTAAGCTCAGCAGCCTCAACCCAGTGGGCGGCCTGTTTGGTGCCAGTGGCCAGGCGGCGCAAAGCCACGACGATGTGGTCAGCACTTTGTTGGCTTTAGGGTATACCGAGAAAGAAGCGCGTGCGGCGGTGAAAAACCTCCCGCAAGGTGTGGACGTCAGCGAAGGCGTGCGTTTGGCTTTGAAAAACATCACTAAATAA
- the ruvC gene encoding crossover junction endodeoxyribonuclease RuvC has product MRILGIDPGSRFTGFGVIDVIGREHHYVASGVIKTVPKSALSDRIQVIVTHLWEVIDTYRPDQAALEHVFVNVNPAATLKLGQARGAAIAAVVTRDVPLAEYTALQVKQAVVGQGKAAKEQVQDMVVRMLSLNGTPQEDAADALAVALTHALRNQGLAAKLPAGLQIKGGRFA; this is encoded by the coding sequence ATGCGCATCTTAGGCATTGACCCTGGCAGCCGTTTTACTGGCTTTGGGGTGATCGATGTGATTGGGCGCGAGCATCATTATGTGGCTTCAGGCGTGATTAAAACCGTCCCTAAATCAGCGCTGAGTGACCGCATTCAGGTCATTGTCACCCATTTATGGGAGGTGATCGACACCTATCGGCCCGATCAGGCGGCGTTAGAGCATGTGTTTGTGAACGTGAACCCTGCTGCCACCCTTAAGTTGGGCCAGGCGCGTGGTGCCGCCATTGCGGCGGTGGTGACGCGAGACGTGCCGCTGGCTGAATACACCGCTTTGCAGGTGAAGCAGGCGGTGGTGGGGCAAGGTAAAGCCGCCAAAGAACAGGTGCAAGACATGGTGGTGCGGATGCTGTCGTTAAACGGTACGCCGCAAGAGGACGCGGCCGATGCTTTGGCCGTGGCGCTCACCCATGCCTTGCGTAATCAAGGTCTGGCGGCCAAGCTGCCTGCCGGCCTACAGATTAAGGGCGGGCGCTTTGCTTAG